CAGACCAGCACTGAGCACATAGTCCTCATCAATGATCGGACTGTCGGTATATTCGTCGAGCAGGAATTTAACGTCAGTGGTCCCAACGACGGCAAAACTTTCGGTCACCGGATAGGTTACACTGAAATCAAGATGCGGGATAAAGGTGGCGTCGGGGGAATAGAAGCCACGATCACTGCGCACTTCATTGCGACGTACGCCGACGTTGTAATCAACCAGGTCTTCGCTTTGCCAGGTCACACCACCGCCGACATTGAAGCTGAACTTTTCGTATTCGGTTGGCAGGTAATAAGCAACATCCACCTCATGCCCGCCATGAGCATTGTTGAGATCAGTCTGATAGCTTGCCTGAAGCTCGCCGTGCCAAACACGCAGCGATCCGCCGATACCGGCTTCGTATGCCATATCGCGTTTTTCAAGCCCGTTCAGATAGCTTGAGTCACCCGGATCAAATGGCTCCATCCGAAGGCCACCAATGATCGAAACGCTGGCAAAGTCATTCATCCAGACTTTGGCATCAATGCCGTCAATACCGATACGAAGACGTTCGGCATCGTAGGCCAATACCGGAAGCGCGTCTAAATCTGTACTATCGGCCCCGCGATAGGGATTGCTGCTGATCTGGCCGAAGGCACCGATCTGCCAATTGCCGCCAAGCCAGGGTTTAAGTGGGTCTTCGGTCTGCGGATTTACCTGTTCGCGGATGATTTCCCTTTGTCCAGGCGTTGCAGTCTGGGCGTGTGCGCTGCTGCCCAGCATGATGATGATGGCTGCCGTACAGATGCCAAGTCCGCCCAGCACCATTGCATCCCCCAAACGACGAGAACAAAAATGCGATACCATAATGTCTAAACATCCCAATTGTGTTGTTGATGTCGCGACATTGCCCGAGCGTGCGAAGGAAGGCGTCCGGTTTTATAGCCTTGTACTTACAATCCGCACCAAACAGGTACGAATGCGCATTCATACGCCTTAACTATCTGATTTTGCGAAATTGTTCTGACGATAGTTACTTGGTGTATGACCGGTGATTTTCTTGAAAGCCTGATTGAAGGTCGATTTCGAATTGAAGCCGACCTCGGTTGCGATATCGAGGATCGTGCGGTTTGGTTCCTCGATCAGCAGGCGAGAAGCCTCGTCAACCCGGACTTCATTGACGAAATCAAAGAAGCTTTTGCCCAGATGCTGGTTCAAGACAAAGGAAAGCTGGTTGGGCGTTGCCCCGACAGCAGAAGCCAGTTTGGGCATGGTGAGCAATGGATCAAGCATCACTTCACGGTCTGTGACGATCCTTGCAAGGCGGGTGCGAATACGGTCGATACCGGGGTCATCAACAATTGCACGCAACAACGGGGTCTGCTGGGCGTCGGTCCCTTGGCCGGTTTCCTGACGTTCAGGCAGATTGTCCTGGGCGCCGTCTTCGGTTTCCGCTTGCACAAAGATCGCCGGGTTCTGCGCGATAACCTGACACATGCGGAAGAACACAACCACAAACCCCACCTTGACACCGAGCGACAGCCATTCCGCGTGAAAGACAAACAGATCCAACAAGTTGGTCAAGGTGAAGACGGTAAACAACACTGTCATCCCGACAAGAAGCTCGATAATCCAGCGACGCATTCGTTCACTGTCGGCCTGGAGTTGCCAATTGGCTTGTCGCAAATAACGCCGCGCGAGCCGCCATATCCCGGTCATGTAACCGACGAACGACACGCAAAACAGGATTACAATCGCCAGGAGAACCAAATTGGCAAGCCCTTGCGATGAAAACGCAATCTGCAACCCGACATCACGCACATGATCCTGATTGGCGACCATCCGCGTACTTTTTAGGTAAACCATAAGCCCGATCGCTGCGGTCACCGGGATTAATACCAGAAAATGCCGGTAGGGTCGGGAAACCGGATTGCCGGACACTTCCCGAAAATACAAATATATCGACGGGATAAAGGCAAAAAAGAAAGGCGCGAAAACCGGCACAAGATACAGGTTCACTATCGGACTGATGAACGGATCGAACGTATCGTCGATAAAACTCATACCGACCGAAAATCCGAACACCATGAGCCAGCGATTGGCGCGAAAAGAACGCTTTCCTTCATCCATCAACAGGACAATCAGGAAAATCGCCTGCGATACGCCAAGAACCGAAACGATCAGAAAAAGAATGTCGAATGTTTCAATCATTCCTGCGCCTTCAGTGGCGGTTTCTGTTGTTGGGATATGCTTGGCCGAGCAGAACGCAAGAGCCGCAACGAACTCTACGGAAATACGCGACTATCAGGCACGCTGCAACCAAGACTTACTTGAAGGGCCGCAGCAAGATGGATGCAGGCACTTCGATCTGGACAGCCCGATTTGCGCAATATCGCCTTGATCGCACTGCTCTTCACGCACTCATTTTCACCCATATTTTTGATAGGTTCTAGGCGTTCGTAAAATCGCGACCAGATCGCGACGAGGCGTGCATAAGAGCTCCCTGTCCAATATCTGCTGTTTTCAAATCCGCCCTGTGACCGCCATATGGACCGGGTTTCTTGCGATTCGGTCGCATCTTGCAATGTTCGAGGTGGTCGAATGGGAACGATGCCAGCGCAGATCACCACTTTTGCGCGATCTTCCACCGAAATCATACCGTCATGGCGGCTTTCGGACGATTGGTGTTAAGAATGCCAAACACCGTAATAAATTCGACATAATCCGCAATGCGCACAACAATTAACGATTGAAAACGTTTTCCCGCGCAAGCATTAATCTATCTTCCCCCTTGTGTAGAATCTGCCTTGCAGTAAGCGCATACCCGGATCAGTATTTTCACGTACGTACTTTCTGGGAGGTACGTAACGAAAAATCAAAATGACAAGGGAGACATTTTAGATGTCAGACAACGCGATGACTGCAAAAGGTCTCGTGAACGGGTTG
Above is a window of Thalassospira sp. ER-Se-21-Dark DNA encoding:
- a CDS encoding helix-turn-helix domain-containing protein, with translation MIETFDILFLIVSVLGVSQAIFLIVLLMDEGKRSFRANRWLMVFGFSVGMSFIDDTFDPFISPIVNLYLVPVFAPFFFAFIPSIYLYFREVSGNPVSRPYRHFLVLIPVTAAIGLMVYLKSTRMVANQDHVRDVGLQIAFSSQGLANLVLLAIVILFCVSFVGYMTGIWRLARRYLRQANWQLQADSERMRRWIIELLVGMTVLFTVFTLTNLLDLFVFHAEWLSLGVKVGFVVVFFRMCQVIAQNPAIFVQAETEDGAQDNLPERQETGQGTDAQQTPLLRAIVDDPGIDRIRTRLARIVTDREVMLDPLLTMPKLASAVGATPNQLSFVLNQHLGKSFFDFVNEVRVDEASRLLIEEPNRTILDIATEVGFNSKSTFNQAFKKITGHTPSNYRQNNFAKSDS
- a CDS encoding MipA/OmpV family protein, yielding MVSHFCSRRLGDAMVLGGLGICTAAIIIMLGSSAHAQTATPGQREIIREQVNPQTEDPLKPWLGGNWQIGAFGQISSNPYRGADSTDLDALPVLAYDAERLRIGIDGIDAKVWMNDFASVSIIGGLRMEPFDPGDSSYLNGLEKRDMAYEAGIGGSLRVWHGELQASYQTDLNNAHGGHEVDVAYYLPTEYEKFSFNVGGGVTWQSEDLVDYNVGVRRNEVRSDRGFYSPDATFIPHLDFSVTYPVTESFAVVGTTDVKFLLDEYTDSPIIDEDYVLSAGLVLVYNF